Part of the Scomber japonicus isolate fScoJap1 chromosome 2, fScoJap1.pri, whole genome shotgun sequence genome, AATCACCCGTTAACCTGCACGTAAAGCAACAATAAAATTATTGTCTTCTTAAGAAATGgttgaatcctgacctgagagtctcGAGAGTACAGTTTGGATTCTCCAGTCCCGCAGAGAGAAACTTCACCCCTGAATCCCGCAGGTCGTTGttgctcaggtccagctctctcagttTAGAGggctgggagctgagaactgatgACAGGGgttcacagcttctctctgacagATTACAGCCGCTCAGCCTGAGGGAGAGTTAATGTGAGTTAATGAGTTACCTGCCCATAGTTGTTTAGTTCAGTAATCTTTTATGGTGTTTATAGTGTATAATGAGAAGAATAAGCCATTGTTACACAAGGTGTGCTGGAATCACAGAATAAGAGATCATTCTGTGTgacaatattgttttttttatagctaAGCCCAACCCAACACCTTAGTATCTGCAGTTATCTTtttacttacagagctttgttggaggctttgaccactggcagcagcctcagaagagcctcctctgaagcagagtatttcttcaggtcaaacacgtccagatctttttctgatgacagtaagatgaagaccagagctgaccactgagcaggagacagtttatctgtggagagacttcctgatctcaggaactgttggatctcctccactagagaacgatcattcagttcattcagacagtggaacagattgatgcttctctctgcagacacattctcactgagcttcttcttgatgtacttgactgtttcctgattggtctcTGAGCTACCTTCTGTCTTTATCAGCAGGTCTTGTAGTTTAtcctgattggtctgcagtgaaagacccaggaggaagcgaaggaacaagtccaggtgtccatttggactctgtAAGGCCTCGTCGATGTAAATCCTATGGATCTTCCTGGTAGAGGCTTTCCTTAAAAGTAGTCCCATATTTTGGACTTTTGTTTGTGGAAAAGGCATCACGattttgttgctgttgatgCGTGACATCTTCACATGGAGAGCAGcaagaaactcctgaacactcagatggacaaAGCTGAACATCTTTTtgtcatccttcttcttcccatgctcctctttaaagatctctgtgaacactcctgagcacacagATGCCTCTTTCAAATCAATGCCACTCTCTCTCAGGTCTTTCTCGTAGAAGATCAGGTTACCCTTTTTCAGCTGCTGAAAAGCCAGTTTTGCTAATGACTTAATGTGCTGAACGCACTTTTCTTGGCCATATTTGTCTTTTGTCCGATCAATCTGGAACACCAGGAAGtagatgtacatctcagtcagggtcttgggcagttctcctctctctctgcttttcaacacatcctccagaactgtagcagtgatccagcagaagactgggatgtggcacatgatgtggaggcttcgggatatcttgatgtgggagatgatggttctggcctgctcttcatctctgaatctcttcatgaagtactcctccttctgtgggtcagtgaaccctctgacctctgtcatgCTGTCAACGAAGTCtcgagggatctgattggctgctgcaggtcgtgtggttatccagatgCGAGCTGAGCGTAGTAGTTTCCCATTGATGAGGTTTCTCAGCAGTACTTCTACTCTAGTTGACTTTGTTACATCAATGGAGCGAATGCCTTTTCCATTAAAGTCCAGTTGAAGGCGGCTCTCATCCAGTCCgtccaaaacaaacagaagtcTGAATGGACTCTTGCCAAAGTTGGTGTTTCCTGATGACTGCAGAGTTGTAAAGATGTGATTTAGAGCCTCTTCCTTGATGTCTTTAGTTTCTGGGATGCATTCATGAATGAGCTCTGCCAAACTAAACTTTTCCTCCTTCAGTGGATTCAGCTGACGGAAGGTGAAGGGGAAAATGAGATGCACATCTTGATTGGCTCGTCCTTCAGCCCAGTCCAACACAAACTTACGTACAAGGAACGTTTTTCCAATTCCTGCAAGTCCATTGGTCAGAACTGTTCTGATGGGTTTATATTCTCCAGAAGGGTCTTTGAACATGTCACTGGATTGAATTggtttctctgtgtctgctggctTTCTTGCTGTCTCAATCTGTCTGGTCTCATGCTGTCTGTTGATGTGTACATCACCACCTGCTGTGATGTACAGCTCTGTGTAGCTATCAACCAGATGTTTCTTATCTGCAGTCCACCCCTGTGGTGCACACATAAAGCGGTCATTGAGGTTTGATTGAAGACCGTCTTGGTAGTATGAGATGTGTCGTGGTTCTGGTACTGGAATCACACCTGTGTCAAACATacatagaaaaaacaaagatttagGGGTCATCCAGACTAATCCTCATGAGAAAATGCAGCCCTTTCATTCATTCGAATGAAGTCAGTGTGTTGATGCTGTGTGCCATCACAGAGGGCTTGGCAAAGCACTGCAGTCGTCATTGAACTGTTGAACTGTGCTCAACTTTTGCCTCAACTCAATGTCATCCACCATGGTGCTATGTTGTCCAATCACATACATGTAAGCACACTTTCCTAGTGGATTTTATAATGTAAACTTCGACTCTGTACTTCAGTATTATCACAATTAAAGATAAAACAGTTGGCGCTGTGATTCCAAGGTAGTAAAATCTGGTACTGGTACTACTGCCTCCAGGAAGTACCAATATATACTCACACTTTAAAATCTGACACTGTCATGAATAGTggagcagagcaggtggacccagATGCAGGGCAGGCAGGAAATGAGGAATAACTTTTTATATGAGGTTCAGATGAGCAgacaaagtaaaagtaaaactgaGCAGAACAGACAACACTAACAAGGGCATGAGATGGAGGTGGGGAGATGGCAGTAGAAACTCAGGTCATTGGAATAAGGTAATAACACAGGAGAACAGAGaaggagctgattggctgggaaAAACAATGGCGGCAATGCAGGGCTGAGAAGGCTGATACTAGACAGGTGTGTAGAGAAGGCTGAGGAGGAGCACAGGAACACAGGAGGAAAAGCACAGAGCGACAGACAACCAAAAACTCAGAAACACATCTTCATAATAATCCGACATGCGTAAAATCATGATGacgttgatgatgatgatgatgatgatgatgatgatgatgataggtCAGATTTTTAGTATCACCATGAAGTTTCTTATTATGTTGATAAAATGCATAATCCAGGCAGCACTGCTTTTCTAATGTATCCCTTAAAGAAATCCACCCACTTAAAAAGTTTAGCTTTGTCTTTCAGGTGTTCCACACAAACCAGAGAATACAGCAACTTTACCTTCAGTCTGTCTGCCGTCACCACCGGGGTACGCATGAtgacctgcctgctgcctccggagtcccacaggccaataaggtcctataggactccttcttcagcttgatggcatccctcaccgccggtgtccaccagcagGTTCGGGGATTGCCACCACAACAGGCACcaaccaccttgcggccacagctccagTCGGCCA contains:
- the LOC128377918 gene encoding NACHT, LRR and PYD domains-containing protein 12-like, yielding MTKVDLLNTLDDLKNEEFKHFKWCLQEPDILEEHQTIKASWLENAERRHTVDLMVQTYQLPGAVEVTKKLLKTINRNDLLQSLPDISSGPEGVIPVPEPRHISYYQDGLQSNLNDRFMCAPQGWTADKKHLVDSYTELYITAGGDVHINRQHETRQIETARKPADTEKPIQSSDMFKDPSGEYKPIRTVLTNGLAGIGKTFLVRKFVLDWAEGRANQDVHLIFPFTFRQLNPLKEEKFSLAELIHECIPETKDIKEEALNHIFTTLQSSGNTNFGKSPFRLLFVLDGLDESRLQLDFNGKGIRSIDVTKSTRVEVLLRNLINGKLLRSARIWITTRPAAANQIPRDFVDSMTEVRGFTDPQKEEYFMKRFRDEEQARTIISHIKISRSLHIMCHIPVFCWITATVLEDVLKSRERGELPKTLTEMYIYFLVFQIDRTKDKYGQEKCVQHIKSLAKLAFQQLKKGNLIFYEKDLRESGIDLKEASVCSGVFTEIFKEEHGKKKDDKKMFSFVHLSVQEFLAALHVKMSRINSNKIVMPFPQTKVQNMGLLLRKASTRKIHRIYIDEALQSPNGHLDLFLRFLLGLSLQTNQDKLQDLLIKTEGSSETNQETVKYIKKKLSENVSAERSINLFHCLNELNDRSLVEEIQQFLRSGSLSTDKLSPAQWSALVFILLSSEKDLDVFDLKKYSASEEALLRLLPVVKASNKALLSGCNLSERSCEPLSSVLSSQPSKLRELDLSNNDLRDSGVKFLSAGLENPNCTLETLRLSGCLITEEGCASLISALRVNPSHLRELDLSYNHPGDSGIKLLSGGLEDPRWKLVILRVDNCGKQRLKPGLRKYACELKLDTNTAHKELVLSDNNRKVTAVTEEHIYMNYMDCPDRFDDWLQLRCRNGLTGRCYWEVEWEGDVLLSVTHTGIQTQRNRDDEGFSRHDQSWNLYCSHEGYCVCHNTTEVSIPLPSSSSSSSSSSSVSNRVAVYVDCPAGTLSFYRVSSDTLIHLHTFNTTFTERLYPGFGFGSSGSSVSLCSL